A genome region from Bacteroides stercoris ATCC 43183 includes the following:
- a CDS encoding IS1096 element passenger TnpR family protein — protein MIYRFTLISDEADDFIREIQIDPEATFYDFHEAIVKSVGYTDDQMTSFFICDDDWEKEKEVTLEEMDDNPEIDSWVMKDTQVSELVEDEKQKLLYVFDYMTERCFFIELSEIITGKNMTGAKCTKKAGEAPKQTVDFEEMAAASGSLDLDESFYGDQDFDMEDFDKEGFGGLDDGAAGIAYEDDKF, from the coding sequence ATGATATATAGATTTACCCTCATCTCCGATGAAGCGGACGACTTCATCAGAGAAATACAGATTGACCCGGAAGCCACGTTCTATGATTTTCATGAAGCCATCGTGAAATCAGTAGGTTATACCGACGACCAGATGACCTCTTTCTTCATCTGCGACGATGATTGGGAAAAGGAAAAAGAAGTTACCCTCGAAGAAATGGACGACAATCCGGAAATAGACAGTTGGGTGATGAAAGACACTCAGGTCAGCGAATTGGTAGAGGACGAAAAGCAGAAACTTCTGTACGTGTTCGACTACATGACAGAACGTTGTTTCTTCATCGAACTCTCCGAAATCATTACCGGCAAGAATATGACCGGAGCAAAATGCACCAAGAAAGCCGGAGAGGCTCCCAAGCAGACCGTTGACTTTGAAGAAATGGCTGCTGCCAGCGGCTCGCTCGACTTGGACGAAAGTTTCTACGGCGACCAGGACTTCGACATGGAAGACTTCGATAAAGAAGGATTCGGCGGTTTGGACGATGGAGCCGCAGGTATTGCTTACGAAGACGACAAATTCTGA
- a CDS encoding IS1182 family transposase yields MTKIHFRPYNPNQTVLFPQRIDEDIAENDPVRMVDALVEGLNLESFRKLYKECGRSPYHPKMMLKVILYAYMNNIYSCRKIEKLLHRDIHYIWLAGYEKPDFITINRFRNRVKKEINEVFTQTVLLLSSKGFISLNVEYIDGTKLESKANKYTFVWRKTVERNRERLMKKIHVLLGQIDDVIAQEKSSENNEEVEFTPAMLTEMAGELRHALEQVSEPSAKEEKTELKKKRKQLKELEEHRDKLQEYDCHLETLQERNSYSKTDKDATFMRMKEDAMRNGQTKPGYNLQIGTENQFITDFALFPNPTDTLTLIPFLQSFSNRYERMAHTVVADSGYGSEENYRFMSENGMEAYVKYNYFHMEQRPRFKPAPFKAENFYYNEEHDFCICPMGQRMRRIGTRNVKTASGYVSENARYRAVRCEGCPLRCRCFKAKGNRTIELNHRLRQYKRRAKELLCSEKGLKHRGQRCIEPEAVFGQIKNNMNYKRFRHFGKDKVFMDFAFLAIAFNIKKMCAKLTKEDTKWLIGWFYELTVALFRCWRHINQRNLRIIAA; encoded by the coding sequence ATGACAAAGATACATTTTCGTCCTTACAATCCCAACCAAACCGTTCTTTTTCCTCAAAGAATTGATGAGGATATTGCAGAAAACGATCCGGTGCGCATGGTTGACGCCCTGGTTGAGGGCTTGAATCTTGAAAGTTTCAGAAAACTGTATAAGGAATGCGGTCGCAGCCCTTACCACCCCAAGATGATGCTCAAGGTCATTCTGTATGCCTATATGAACAACATCTACTCCTGCCGGAAAATTGAAAAACTCCTTCACCGTGACATCCATTATATCTGGCTGGCCGGATATGAGAAACCGGATTTCATTACCATCAACCGTTTCCGCAACCGGGTGAAGAAGGAAATTAACGAAGTGTTTACGCAAACCGTACTTCTTCTCTCTTCCAAAGGCTTCATCAGCCTGAATGTGGAATATATTGACGGGACAAAGCTCGAATCCAAAGCCAACAAGTACACTTTCGTCTGGCGAAAAACGGTTGAGCGGAACCGTGAACGCCTGATGAAGAAGATACATGTCCTGTTAGGGCAGATAGACGATGTCATTGCTCAGGAGAAGTCATCAGAGAACAATGAGGAAGTTGAGTTCACTCCGGCCATGCTGACTGAAATGGCAGGAGAATTGCGTCATGCACTGGAACAGGTTTCCGAGCCATCCGCGAAAGAGGAAAAGACTGAACTGAAAAAGAAACGCAAACAGCTGAAGGAACTGGAAGAACACAGGGACAAACTGCAGGAATACGACTGCCATCTGGAAACACTGCAAGAGAGGAATTCCTATTCCAAGACGGACAAGGACGCTACTTTTATGAGAATGAAGGAGGATGCCATGCGCAACGGACAGACGAAGCCCGGTTACAACCTTCAAATCGGCACCGAAAATCAGTTCATCACCGATTTTGCACTCTTCCCGAACCCTACGGATACACTGACCCTGATTCCTTTCCTGCAATCTTTTTCAAACAGGTATGAACGGATGGCCCATACGGTGGTTGCTGATTCCGGCTATGGCTCCGAAGAGAATTACCGCTTCATGTCCGAAAACGGCATGGAAGCCTACGTAAAGTACAACTATTTCCACATGGAGCAGCGGCCGAGATTCAAACCGGCCCCGTTCAAGGCCGAAAACTTCTACTACAATGAAGAACATGACTTCTGCATCTGCCCTATGGGGCAAAGGATGCGGAGGATAGGCACCAGGAATGTGAAAACCGCATCCGGATATGTCAGCGAAAATGCACGGTACAGAGCTGTCAGGTGTGAAGGTTGTCCCCTGCGATGCCGCTGTTTTAAAGCAAAAGGAAACAGGACGATAGAACTGAATCATAGGCTTAGACAATACAAGCGGAGAGCCAAAGAACTGCTCTGCTCTGAGAAAGGACTGAAACACAGAGGGCAGAGATGCATAGAACCGGAGGCCGTGTTCGGACAAATTAAAAACAATATGAACTACAAACGTTTCCGACATTTTGGAAAGGACAAGGTCTTCATGGACTTTGCCTTCCTAGCCATTGCCTTCAATATAAAAAAAATGTGTGCAAAACTGACAAAAGAAGATACGAAATGGCTGATTGGATGGTTTTATGAACTTACTGTCGCTTTATTTAGATGCTGGAGACACATAAATCAAAGAAATCTTCGAATTATCGCAGCTTAA
- a CDS encoding HD domain-containing protein, with product MPYERKIINDPVFGFINIPKGLLYDLVRHPLLQRLTRIKQLGLSSVVYPGAQHTRFQHSLGAFYLMSEAIQQLTAKGNFIFDSEAEAVQAAILMHDIGHGPFSHVLEDTIVKGVSHEDISLMLMERINKEINGQLTLAIQIFKDEYPKRFLHQLVSGQLDMDRLDYLRRDSFYTGVTEGNIGSARIIKMLDVKDDHLVVESKGIYSIENFLTARRLMYWQVYLHKTSVAYEKMLISTLLRAKELAGKGVDLFAPPALKFFLYNDINREIFYNNPDCLENFIQLDDNDLWTALKVWSTHPDRVLSTLSMGMVNRNIFKVEISTEPFSEERKEEITRQIGKQLDIPLSEAGYFISTPSIEKNMYDPADDSIDILYNDGSIKNIAEASDMLNISLLSKKVKKYYLCYQRLHR from the coding sequence ATGCCTTACGAACGTAAAATCATCAACGATCCGGTGTTCGGATTCATCAACATACCCAAAGGACTGCTGTACGACCTTGTACGACATCCCCTTTTGCAACGCCTCACCCGTATCAAACAATTGGGATTATCGTCCGTGGTGTATCCCGGCGCACAGCATACCCGGTTCCAGCACTCACTGGGGGCATTCTACCTTATGAGTGAAGCTATCCAGCAACTTACCGCCAAGGGAAACTTCATTTTCGACAGTGAAGCGGAAGCCGTACAGGCGGCTATCCTCATGCACGACATCGGGCACGGTCCGTTCTCGCACGTGCTTGAAGATACTATTGTAAAAGGTGTCTCGCACGAAGACATTTCCCTGATGCTCATGGAACGCATCAACAAAGAAATAAACGGGCAACTGACACTTGCCATCCAAATATTCAAGGACGAATATCCCAAGCGTTTCCTCCACCAGCTGGTAAGCGGACAACTGGACATGGACCGCCTCGACTACCTGCGCCGCGACAGCTTCTATACCGGAGTGACGGAAGGTAACATAGGTTCGGCGCGCATCATCAAGATGCTCGATGTAAAAGACGACCATCTGGTCGTAGAATCCAAAGGAATCTACTCTATCGAAAACTTCCTCACTGCACGCCGCCTGATGTACTGGCAGGTATATCTGCATAAGACATCGGTTGCCTACGAAAAGATGCTCATCAGCACCCTGCTGCGTGCCAAGGAGTTAGCCGGCAAAGGCGTGGACTTGTTTGCCCCGCCCGCACTGAAATTCTTTTTATACAATGATATCAACCGGGAAATATTCTACAATAACCCGGACTGCCTGGAAAACTTTATCCAACTGGACGACAACGATCTTTGGACTGCCCTGAAAGTATGGAGCACACATCCGGACAGGGTGCTTTCCACACTAAGTATGGGCATGGTTAACCGTAACATATTCAAAGTGGAAATCTCCACCGAACCTTTCAGCGAGGAGCGTAAAGAAGAAATCACCCGGCAAATCGGCAAACAGCTGGACATCCCTCTTTCCGAAGCCGGTTATTTTATCTCTACCCCAAGCATTGAGAAGAATATGTACGACCCGGCAGACGACAGCATCGACATCCTGTACAACGACGGCTCCATTAAAAACATAGCCGAAGCATCGGACATGCTCAACATCTCCCTACTCTCAAAAAAAGTAAAAAAGTACTACTTATGTTATCAACGTTTGCATAGATAA
- the lpxA gene encoding acyl-ACP--UDP-N-acetylglucosamine O-acyltransferase, producing MISPLAYIHPEAKIGENVEIAPFVFIDKNVVIGDNNKIMANANILYGSRIGNGNTIFPGAVIGAIPQDLKFRGEETTAEIGNNNTIRENVTINRGTAAKGKTIVGSNNLLMEGVHVAHDAFIGNGCIIGNSTKMAGEIVIDDNSIISANVLMHQFCHVGGFGMIQGGCRFSKDIPPYIIAGREPICYAGINIVGLRRRGFSNETIEAIHNAYRIIYQSGLNNTEALKKIENEMEMTPEISYIVNFIRESARGIIPASK from the coding sequence ATGATAAGTCCCTTAGCGTATATTCATCCCGAAGCGAAAATCGGGGAAAACGTAGAGATTGCTCCTTTTGTTTTCATCGACAAGAATGTGGTAATCGGCGATAACAATAAGATTATGGCGAATGCCAACATTCTGTACGGTTCACGCATCGGCAACGGGAATACAATCTTTCCCGGAGCTGTAATCGGTGCTATCCCGCAAGACCTGAAATTCCGGGGAGAAGAGACTACCGCCGAGATAGGCAATAATAATACCATCCGCGAGAACGTGACAATCAACCGGGGTACAGCTGCCAAAGGAAAGACAATCGTTGGCAGCAACAACCTGCTGATGGAAGGTGTACATGTTGCACACGATGCCTTTATCGGCAACGGTTGCATCATCGGCAATTCCACAAAAATGGCAGGCGAGATTGTCATAGACGACAATTCCATCATCAGCGCCAACGTACTGATGCACCAGTTCTGCCACGTAGGCGGATTCGGCATGATACAGGGCGGATGCCGCTTCAGCAAAGACATACCGCCGTACATCATAGCCGGACGGGAGCCCATCTGCTATGCAGGCATCAACATCGTGGGACTGCGCCGTCGCGGTTTCTCCAACGAAACCATCGAGGCCATTCACAACGCCTACCGCATTATCTATCAAAGTGGACTGAACAATACGGAAGCTTTGAAAAAGATTGAGAATGAAATGGAAATGACCCCAGAAATCAGCTATATTGTAAACTTTATACGCGAATCGGCTCGCGGCATTATTCCTGCAAGCAAATAA
- the lpxD gene encoding UDP-3-O-(3-hydroxymyristoyl)glucosamine N-acyltransferase: MEFSAKQIATFIQGEIVGDENATVHTFAKIEEGIPGAISFLSNPKYIPYLYETQSSIVLVNKDFTPEQEVKATMIKVDNAYESLAKLLNLYEQSKPKRTGIDPRAYVAETAKIGKDVYIAPFAYVGDHAEVGDNTVIHPHATIGSGAKVGNDCIIYANATIYHDCRVGNRCILHAGCVIGADGFGFAPTPEGYEKIPQIGITLLEDNVEIGANTCVDRATMGATIVHSGVKLDNLVQVAHNDEIGSHTVMAAQVGIAGSTKVGEWCMFGGQVGIAGHIHIGNKVNLGAQSGVPSSIKESSVLIGTPPMEVKPYFKSQSVFRKLPDMYFELNALRKELDELKKQLNK; the protein is encoded by the coding sequence ATGGAGTTCTCTGCTAAACAAATTGCAACATTTATACAAGGAGAAATCGTAGGAGACGAGAATGCAACCGTGCATACCTTCGCCAAGATTGAAGAAGGAATACCGGGGGCAATCTCTTTCTTATCCAACCCTAAATACATACCTTATCTGTATGAAACCCAATCGAGTATTGTTTTGGTTAATAAGGATTTCACTCCCGAACAGGAAGTAAAAGCTACCATGATTAAGGTAGACAATGCCTACGAAAGCCTTGCCAAATTATTAAACCTGTATGAACAGAGCAAACCGAAACGCACCGGCATCGACCCGCGCGCATACGTTGCCGAAACTGCCAAAATAGGCAAAGATGTTTACATTGCGCCTTTTGCTTATGTAGGAGACCATGCAGAAGTGGGCGACAATACGGTAATTCATCCGCATGCCACTATCGGAAGCGGTGCTAAAGTAGGCAATGATTGCATTATTTACGCAAATGCAACAATCTACCACGATTGTCGCGTAGGCAACCGTTGCATCCTGCATGCCGGCTGTGTAATCGGTGCAGACGGTTTCGGTTTCGCCCCCACTCCCGAAGGGTATGAAAAGATTCCCCAAATCGGAATCACCCTATTGGAAGACAATGTGGAAATCGGCGCCAATACATGTGTAGACCGTGCCACGATGGGAGCGACTATCGTTCACAGCGGTGTAAAACTGGATAATCTGGTGCAGGTGGCACATAATGATGAAATCGGTTCGCATACGGTAATGGCGGCCCAAGTGGGCATAGCCGGTTCCACCAAAGTAGGCGAATGGTGTATGTTTGGCGGTCAGGTGGGTATAGCCGGACACATCCACATCGGAAACAAAGTGAACCTTGGCGCACAATCCGGTGTTCCCAGCAGTATTAAAGAAAGCAGTGTATTAATAGGTACGCCGCCTATGGAAGTGAAGCCCTACTTCAAGTCACAGTCCGTATTCCGCAAGCTGCCGGATATGTACTTTGAGTTGAATGCGCTCCGCAAAGAACTCGATGAATTAAAAAAACAATTAAATAAGTAA
- a CDS encoding bifunctional UDP-3-O-[3-hydroxymyristoyl] N-acetylglucosamine deacetylase/3-hydroxyacyl-ACP dehydratase: MLKQKTLKDSFSLSGKGLHTGLDLTVTFNPAPDNHGYKIQRTDLEGQPIIDAVADNVTETTRGTVLSKNGVKISTVEHGMAALYALGIDNCLIQVNGPEFPILDGSAQYYVNEIERVGTVEQSAVKDFYIIKSKIEFRDDATGSSIIVLPDENFSLNVLVSYDSTIIPNQFATLEDMAKFKDEVAASRTFVFVREIEPLLQAGLIKGGDLDNAIVIYEREMPQNAYDKLADVMGVPHMDAKQLGYINHKPLVWPNECARHKLLDVIGDLALIGKPIKGRIIATRPGHTINNKFARQMRKEIRLHEIQAPTYDCNREPIMDVNRIRELLPHRYPFQLVDKVIEIGANYIVGVKNVTANEPFFQGHFPQEPVMPGVLQVEAMAQTGGLLVLNSVDEPERYSTYFMKIDGVKFRQKVVPGDTLIFRVELLAPIRRGISTMKGYVFVGEKVVCEAEFMAQIVKNK, translated from the coding sequence ATGTTGAAACAAAAGACTCTGAAAGACAGCTTTTCACTCAGTGGGAAAGGTCTTCACACTGGACTTGATCTGACCGTTACTTTCAACCCTGCTCCGGACAATCACGGATATAAGATTCAGCGTACCGACCTGGAAGGTCAGCCTATCATTGACGCTGTTGCCGATAACGTGACCGAAACGACACGCGGCACCGTGCTTTCCAAAAACGGGGTTAAGATAAGTACCGTAGAGCACGGCATGGCTGCGCTTTACGCTTTGGGCATAGATAACTGCCTTATTCAGGTGAACGGTCCGGAATTTCCTATCCTGGATGGAAGTGCCCAATATTATGTCAACGAAATAGAACGTGTAGGTACGGTGGAACAAAGTGCCGTAAAGGATTTCTATATCATCAAATCCAAGATTGAATTCCGTGACGATGCCACCGGCTCATCCATCATCGTATTGCCCGATGAAAACTTCAGTCTGAACGTACTGGTATCCTACGACTCGACCATCATCCCCAACCAGTTTGCCACATTGGAAGATATGGCAAAGTTCAAGGATGAAGTAGCAGCCAGCCGCACTTTCGTATTTGTACGTGAGATAGAACCGCTGTTGCAAGCCGGACTTATCAAAGGCGGCGACCTGGACAACGCCATTGTTATCTATGAACGTGAAATGCCGCAGAATGCCTATGACAAGCTTGCCGACGTAATGGGCGTGCCTCACATGGACGCCAAACAGTTGGGTTACATCAACCACAAACCGCTGGTATGGCCCAACGAATGCGCCCGCCACAAACTGCTGGACGTTATCGGCGACCTGGCTCTGATTGGCAAGCCCATCAAGGGACGTATCATTGCCACACGTCCGGGACATACCATCAACAACAAGTTTGCCCGCCAGATGCGTAAGGAAATCCGTCTGCACGAGATACAGGCCCCTACTTACGACTGCAACCGCGAACCCATTATGGATGTAAACCGCATCCGTGAACTGTTGCCGCACCGCTATCCGTTCCAACTGGTAGATAAAGTAATTGAGATAGGTGCCAACTACATCGTAGGTGTCAAGAACGTAACAGCCAACGAACCTTTCTTCCAGGGACACTTCCCGCAAGAACCCGTCATGCCGGGCGTATTGCAGGTAGAGGCCATGGCGCAGACAGGCGGTTTACTTGTTCTGAACTCCGTAGACGAACCCGAACGCTATTCCACCTACTTTATGAAGATAGACGGCGTCAAGTTCCGCCAGAAAGTAGTGCCGGGAGATACTTTGATTTTCCGTGTCGAACTGCTGGCTCCTATCCGCCGGGGTATCTCTACTATGAAAGGCTATGTATTTGTAGGCGAAAAGGTAGTGTGTGAGGCTGAATTTATGGCTCAAATAGTAAAAAACAAGTAA